A genomic stretch from Shewanella woodyi ATCC 51908 includes:
- a CDS encoding methyl-accepting chemotaxis protein, with the protein MNYKNWPIAKQIGTLALILTIIIFSLIGSITYFSSSQVLEEKAVAAMQAQMQGTADLIEVQYTSLLMLARRSADVLRAMYPGQFRKPDKTVKVLGKVTPALAHEREQINASKSKVDRFSNLTGGTATLFVRDGDDFLRISTSLKKANGKRALGTYLGKSHPGYTTLMKGEIYEGYAKLFGKDYMTVYRPIMSTEGDIIGILYIGFDITESLVQLQQAMNKLTIEESGHFLIIRENDQAVVAHPSYAVDTKLDAQKLDGLSVSQALTNKGSWRYINRNNDKMYAYTVMIPGWNWALIGIAKTSELNEESLKLLSINAIVSILGIIAITVLLFFVLVKTLRPLKELQLQLDKLGKGDLSQDFDIPNSSSKNEVDRITISASSMAESLRLLITALQQSVSTLEVQAAHAQETAKLNGEEALSLMAQTDQIATAIEEMSTSIRDVATHASEGAHKSQQVDNASREGHNQLSLVVKGLAELSDQLNTSHVSVENVTKESQAISKVTEVINGIAEQTNLLALNAAIEAARAGEQGRGFAVVADEVRTLAQRTQTSIAEISHTIGQLQSQVKNTAKQMGQSHQLGQASATQGEQASTQLNQITESIGELAIASSSIASATEQQSAVAEEITRNLHQITELAREGEQRAGEHVDVAQGLTDLALEIKQQISVFKA; encoded by the coding sequence ATGAATTATAAAAACTGGCCAATTGCGAAACAGATAGGCACCTTAGCCCTCATTCTGACCATCATTATCTTCAGTTTGATAGGCAGTATTACCTACTTCAGCTCATCACAGGTACTAGAGGAGAAAGCCGTTGCAGCCATGCAAGCTCAGATGCAGGGAACAGCAGATCTTATCGAAGTGCAATACACTAGCCTATTGATGCTCGCTAGACGCAGCGCTGATGTCCTGCGCGCTATGTACCCAGGTCAGTTTAGAAAACCCGATAAAACGGTCAAAGTATTGGGAAAAGTCACCCCAGCCCTTGCCCATGAGAGAGAGCAGATCAATGCCTCTAAGAGTAAGGTCGATCGTTTCTCTAACCTTACCGGCGGCACCGCAACCCTCTTTGTTCGTGACGGTGATGATTTCCTGCGGATCTCCACTTCACTCAAAAAAGCCAACGGTAAGCGAGCACTAGGTACCTATTTAGGCAAGAGCCATCCAGGCTATACCACCTTGATGAAGGGAGAGATCTATGAAGGCTATGCCAAATTATTTGGCAAAGACTATATGACGGTATACCGTCCTATAATGAGCACAGAGGGCGATATTATCGGGATCTTATACATAGGTTTTGATATCACCGAGTCCTTAGTTCAGCTACAACAAGCGATGAACAAGTTAACAATTGAGGAGTCGGGACACTTCCTTATCATACGTGAGAACGACCAAGCCGTTGTCGCTCATCCAAGCTATGCCGTCGATACTAAATTGGATGCTCAAAAATTAGATGGGCTGAGCGTATCGCAGGCGCTAACGAACAAAGGTTCATGGCGTTATATCAACCGTAACAATGACAAGATGTATGCCTATACGGTCATGATACCTGGATGGAACTGGGCATTAATTGGTATAGCTAAAACCAGTGAATTAAATGAGGAGAGCCTTAAACTCCTGAGCATTAATGCCATCGTCAGTATTCTGGGGATCATAGCCATCACGGTTTTACTCTTTTTTGTCCTGGTCAAAACACTGCGCCCCTTAAAAGAGCTCCAACTACAGCTCGATAAGCTAGGTAAAGGCGATCTGTCACAAGATTTTGATATACCAAATTCGAGCAGCAAAAACGAAGTCGATAGGATCACCATCAGTGCCTCTTCAATGGCTGAAAGCTTACGCCTACTTATTACAGCGCTACAGCAATCGGTCAGCACCTTAGAGGTACAAGCCGCCCATGCTCAAGAGACCGCAAAGCTTAATGGTGAAGAGGCCCTCTCCTTGATGGCACAAACCGATCAAATTGCCACCGCCATTGAGGAGATGTCCACCTCAATACGTGATGTAGCCACCCATGCAAGCGAAGGGGCTCATAAGAGTCAGCAGGTCGATAACGCTTCCAGAGAGGGGCATAATCAACTTAGCTTAGTGGTAAAAGGCTTAGCAGAGCTCAGTGATCAGCTTAACACCAGCCATGTCAGTGTTGAAAACGTCACTAAAGAGAGCCAAGCCATCAGTAAGGTCACAGAAGTGATTAATGGTATCGCTGAGCAAACTAATCTACTTGCGCTCAATGCCGCTATCGAAGCAGCCCGTGCTGGAGAGCAAGGTCGAGGCTTTGCCGTCGTCGCCGATGAGGTGCGAACTTTAGCTCAGCGCACACAAACCTCAATTGCAGAGATTAGCCACACCATAGGGCAGCTACAGTCTCAGGTAAAAAACACAGCCAAACAGATGGGACAGAGCCATCAACTAGGCCAAGCTTCTGCAACCCAAGGTGAACAGGCAAGCACCCAGCTCAATCAGATAACCGAAAGCATAGGTGAGCTCGCTATCGCCTCTAGCAGCATCGCCAGTGCAACGGAGCAACAGAGCGCTGTCGCAGAGGAGATAACCCGTAATCTACATCAGATCACTGAACTTGCCAGAGAGGGAGAGCAGAGAGCTGGAGAGCATGTCGATGTGGCTCAAGGCTTAACAGATTTAGCCCTAGAGATAAAACAGCAGATAAGCGTGTTTAAAGCCTAA